The Argopecten irradians isolate NY chromosome 16, Ai_NY, whole genome shotgun sequence genome window below encodes:
- the LOC138310743 gene encoding uncharacterized protein gives MQPVQGTARAYVEMNHYPHSPDLYDEDPNSPRSMNSELLQDQDIQISHLDSVSQTNLAFSYPDTNQERQHHYIQNKTFQDTEEVRRHYIQNNANGINNSPRSAKYRNEASTKAKLAKIITVPGAEDQNHLKYQASTPRGGQALGELHKNVGTQKGPSQGVPIPQGSMRGVPMSAGSLRVVSPTRVTGQASATFPGSVRGFPKTNGHLTHSRRRTPSTDTKGSSVAFRRHRPERKEYYVTQFDIEFDKHERHRFLPGEELTGKIIFDISHEMDVRFIELLILGQTTATLVQQESGVSTTKRDVFLSKRSYIIGTPDGRWGSLITPGHYVSNFRLQLPESIPTSCNYQDKINGFNMETTYLVKARICDDVGSTSSARSNHSMNNFVKVLVSRKQTFHVKRPFDIHSVPMAMTPVTHVEDVPITCSVFTVREPANIYLSLDRSCFLAGDDIKIHLETENRYANRIKKITCVLRQTVSVKGVRSKAQFNIANVEEKYPEGTITKTNKRNIIGYEIHLPTHTNFLPSVMPGCRLATIAYNLIVTVKFTTCGGKLIMYVPINLGPCTDPIHLEKTSSVPFFNRPLRFPYFSPHSNGVANGDAHKTMKHPTKSGPPVTSKFSYGACSSRFCCCWGDNTLI, from the coding sequence ATGCAACCTGTGCAAGGAACTGCTCGCGCATACGTCGAAATGAACCATTATCCTCACTCCCCTGATCTTTATGATGAAGACCCAAACAGTCCACGATCGATGAACAGTGAACTCTTACAAGATCAAGATATTCAGATTAGCCATCTTGATTCTGTGTCACAAACTAACCTAGCTTTTAGTTATCCAGACACAAATCAGGAACGCCAGCACCATTACATACAAAACAAGACTTTTCAGGATACAGAAGAAGTGCGTCGGCACTACATACAGAACAACGCCAATGGAATAAACAATAGTCCACGTAGTGCTAAATATCGTAATGAGGCTTCCACCAAAGCCAAACTTGCCAAGATAATTACAGTCCCTGGAGCAGAGGACCAAAACCATTTAAAGTATCAAGCCTCTACGCCTCGAGGTGGCCAGGCACTAGGTGAACTTCATAAAAATGTAGGGACTCAGAAAGGCCCATCTCAGGGTGTTCCAATACCCCAAGGATCCATGAGAGGAGTTCCAATGTCGGCTGGATCCTtgagagttgtctcccctactCGTGTCACTGGGCAGGCCAGTGCAACATTTCCTGGTAGTGTGCGAGGCTTTCCTAAAACAAATGGTCATCTCACACATAGCAGACGCCGGACGCCTAGCACTGACACCAAAGGAAGCTCTGTGGCGTTCCGCAGACATCGCCCGGAACGCAAGGAGTATTATGTGACTCAGTTTGACATAGAATTTGACAAACATGAACGTCATAGGTTTCTTCCTGGTGAGGAGCTCACTGGGAAAATAATCTTTGATATTAGCCATGAAATGGATGTTCGCTTTATTGAACTTTTGATCCTTGGACAAACTACTGCAACTTTAGTACAACAGGAGTCGGGAGTCTCTACCACCAAACGTGATGTATTTCTCAGTAAACGTTCCTACATCATTGGAACGCCTGATGGACGCTGGGGATCCCTCATCACACCTGGACACTATGTCTCAAACTTCCGGCTACAGCTGCCAGAAAGCATCCCCACCTCTTGCAACTACCAAGACAAAATCAATGGGTTTAATATGGAAACTACGTACCTTGTAAAAGCCCGTATCTGTGACGATGTTGGATCAACATCGTCAGCACGAAGCAACCACTCAATGAACAATTTTGTCAAAGTGTTAGTTTCACGCAAACAAACATTCCATGTGAAGAGACCTTTTGACATTCATTCTGTTCCCATGGCAATGACACCAGTGACCCACGTCGAGGATGTCCCGATCACCTGCTCAGTGTTCACGGTACGAGAACCTGCAAACATTTACCTGTCACTTGATCGGTCCTGCTTTCTTGCTGGAGATGACATCAAAATTCACCTAGAGACAGAAAATCGCTATGCAAATAGGATTAAAAAGATTACATGTGTTCTCAGGCAGACTGTTTCTGTCAAAGGAGTTCGTTCTAAAGCCCAGTTCAACATCGCAAATGTTGAGGAGAAATATCCTGAAGGTACTATCACAAAGACAAATAAACGTAACATCATTGGTTATGAGATTCATCTCCCGACCCACACAAACTTTCTACCAAGTGTCATGCCTGGCTGTCGCCTAGCAACAATCGCATACAACCTGATCGTGACTGTAAAATTCACAACATGTGGCGGAAAACTTATAATGTACGTCCCGATTAATTTAGGGCCATGTACAGATCCAATTCACTTAGAAAAAACTAGCTCTGTCCCTTTCTTCAACAGGCCACTTCGCTTCCCTTACTTCTCGCCACATTCGAATGGAGTCGCTAACGGAGATGCacataaaacaatgaaacatCCTACAAAGTCAGGGCCACCGGTGACGTCCAAGTTTTCGTACGGTGCATGTTCAAGTCGATTCTGCTGCTGCTGGGGGGACAACACTCTGATATGA